A window of the Anaerolineae bacterium genome harbors these coding sequences:
- a CDS encoding Phosphate regulon sensor protein PhoR (SphS): MPDVFQPFLDLLTNPPGNLIYHLVVAFSLVAALPVSLYLGKSDQPVLSRRLLIGFLPLVVIRLALFVVGGLAWQGLIAEQALLPALERSAGLVSLIILLWLWGFPQPQRRADFAALLFSFFGLFFGMFLCLWWLNQAGTASFNGSLIDQTATITAVVVALLAITLLILKRPDGWSAGLLFFLVIAAGYLLHWLFPSPEQDASGVIRLAEIIAYPLLILIPLRSPLAVTAELPAARAESATPPERLTPLEMQLIQTCLSLPLDMQRGQLSNALSALFARALRADLCCLVSPPDETWQIILHGGYDLIREVNLEGGVLDGRQMPTLAANLRHAKPMRMKADAPTPDLSYLASCLGLKESGDLLMGVILAEDQSPLFGVILLSPYSRHAWSGEEQIELVNLSRMVGKLLRQLQPQIQATLELAETRQALAETQAQVDALQAQLSALQEKEVQESEVEQPSTIPATLPGLTANDSASLEGELRLALEEIARLRGELEETQQQLRRAQIEGSSGETVNLLANLGTELRQPLASIVGYTDFLLGESVGILGTLQRKFLERIRLATQRMMAILNDYTPATDLQGSQIQLNVEAVSLKTVIENALSEVRELQDSRHVELQLDLPAELSPASGDPGALEQILVKLLQNALKVSPKGGTVHISAREERENTAQGYLLLQIQDSGGGIAPEHLPDLFARERRIEIPGVAENGAALYIVKTLVEALNGRIWVDSRPGEGTTFSILLSTASPNGKELAEESEL, translated from the coding sequence ATGCCTGATGTTTTCCAACCCTTTCTCGATTTGCTCACCAATCCGCCGGGCAATTTGATCTACCATCTGGTGGTTGCCTTCTCCCTTGTGGCAGCTTTGCCGGTCAGCCTTTACCTGGGCAAAAGCGATCAACCCGTACTGAGCCGCCGCCTGCTGATCGGTTTTCTGCCCCTGGTCGTTATCCGCCTGGCGCTCTTCGTTGTTGGAGGGCTTGCCTGGCAGGGTTTGATCGCCGAACAGGCTCTGCTACCCGCCCTCGAGCGCAGCGCCGGGCTGGTGAGCCTGATCATCCTGCTCTGGCTGTGGGGATTCCCTCAGCCGCAACGGCGGGCGGATTTTGCCGCCCTGCTGTTTTCTTTCTTTGGTCTCTTCTTTGGCATGTTTCTCTGCCTGTGGTGGCTGAATCAGGCGGGCACAGCCTCTTTCAACGGCAGCCTGATCGATCAGACGGCTACGATCACCGCAGTCGTGGTTGCCCTGCTGGCGATCACCCTCCTAATCCTCAAACGACCCGATGGCTGGAGCGCAGGGTTGCTTTTCTTTCTGGTCATTGCTGCCGGCTATCTGCTTCACTGGCTCTTTCCCTCCCCCGAACAGGATGCTTCGGGCGTCATTCGGCTGGCGGAGATCATCGCCTACCCGCTGTTGATCTTGATCCCGCTGCGTTCCCCGCTTGCGGTGACGGCTGAGTTGCCTGCCGCGCGGGCTGAAAGCGCTACGCCACCGGAGCGCCTGACGCCCCTCGAAATGCAACTCATTCAAACCTGTCTGAGCCTGCCCCTGGACATGCAGCGAGGGCAATTGAGCAACGCTTTATCGGCCCTCTTTGCCCGCGCCCTGCGCGCTGATTTGTGTTGTCTGGTCTCTCCGCCCGATGAGACCTGGCAGATCATCCTGCACGGCGGTTATGATCTCATCCGCGAGGTCAACCTGGAGGGCGGCGTTCTCGATGGACGTCAGATGCCCACCCTGGCAGCCAACCTTCGCCATGCCAAACCCATGCGCATGAAAGCCGATGCACCAACGCCGGATTTGAGCTACCTGGCTTCTTGTCTGGGGTTGAAAGAGAGCGGCGACCTCTTGATGGGTGTGATCCTGGCCGAGGATCAATCGCCCCTTTTTGGAGTCATCCTGCTTTCCCCTTATTCCAGACATGCCTGGAGCGGTGAGGAGCAAATTGAACTGGTGAACTTGAGCCGCATGGTAGGCAAACTCCTCCGTCAGTTGCAACCTCAAATCCAGGCTACGCTGGAACTCGCCGAAACCCGGCAAGCCCTGGCAGAAACCCAGGCGCAAGTGGATGCCCTGCAGGCTCAGCTTAGCGCCCTGCAAGAAAAAGAGGTTCAGGAGAGCGAAGTGGAGCAACCTTCAACCATCCCGGCAACGTTGCCGGGCCTGACGGCGAACGACTCTGCCAGCCTGGAAGGCGAACTGCGCCTTGCCCTGGAAGAGATCGCGCGTCTGCGAGGAGAGTTAGAGGAAACTCAACAACAGTTGCGCCGCGCCCAAATTGAAGGGAGCAGTGGAGAAACCGTCAACCTGCTCGCCAATCTGGGCACCGAACTGCGCCAACCCTTAGCCTCCATTGTTGGTTATACCGATTTCTTATTGGGTGAGTCGGTGGGTATCCTGGGCACCTTACAGCGAAAATTCTTAGAGCGGATTCGGCTTGCCACCCAGCGGATGATGGCGATCCTGAACGACTATACCCCGGCGACCGATTTACAGGGCAGTCAGATTCAACTGAATGTCGAAGCAGTTTCGTTGAAGACGGTCATCGAAAACGCCTTGAGTGAAGTGCGAGAACTCCAGGACAGCCGCCATGTTGAGTTGCAACTCGACCTGCCGGCTGAACTCTCGCCCGCTTCAGGCGATCCAGGCGCGCTCGAACAGATTCTGGTCAAACTCCTCCAGAATGCCCTCAAAGTTTCTCCCAAGGGAGGTACGGTACACATCTCCGCCAGGGAGGAACGCGAAAATACCGCCCAGGGATATTTGCTCTTACAAATTCAGGATAGCGGAGGCGGCATTGCTCCAGAGCATTTACCGGATCTGTTTGCCCGTGAACGGCGCATTGAGATACCCGGTGTTGCCGAGAACGGTGCCGCTTTGTACATCGTAAAAACCCTGGTAGAAGCTCTGAACGGACGGATCTGGGTGGATAGTCGCCCGGGTGAGGGAACGACCTTTAGTATCCTTCTCTCGACGGCGTCCCCAAATGGCAAAGAATTGGCGGAGGAGAGTGAACTATGA
- a CDS encoding 4-hydroxythreonine-4-phosphate dehydrogenase — MKPELIVMLTHNDVTVSNAIELFEQSKHLPIQHWGFKDVGLPPQQMKDLVKRMKDAGKTTYLEVVSLSEEEGLRGAKIAVEAGFDILMGTVYFESIYKYLKGKPVKYYPFPGHVHSHPSILDGSIEEIVNHARQLEANGVDGLDLLAYRYVGDARKLLKEVVAATRIPIVSAGSVASYSRIAEIWEAGAWGFTIGGAFFEGKFVQGGNFTENVKAVSDWLKNTTQSDLSKILS; from the coding sequence ATGAAACCTGAACTAATTGTCATGCTGACCCATAACGATGTTACCGTAAGCAATGCGATCGAGCTCTTTGAGCAAAGTAAACATCTGCCAATTCAACACTGGGGATTTAAGGACGTCGGTCTACCTCCTCAACAAATGAAAGATTTGGTCAAGCGGATGAAAGATGCTGGTAAAACCACCTATCTTGAAGTCGTCAGTCTTTCGGAGGAAGAAGGCTTACGCGGGGCGAAAATTGCTGTTGAAGCGGGATTTGATATTCTTATGGGAACGGTCTACTTTGAATCTATTTATAAATATCTGAAGGGTAAACCAGTAAAGTATTATCCATTCCCTGGACATGTACATTCCCATCCATCTATTCTAGATGGTAGCATCGAGGAGATTGTAAACCATGCTCGTCAACTGGAAGCGAATGGTGTAGATGGGTTGGATTTACTGGCTTATCGCTACGTGGGTGATGCACGAAAATTGCTCAAGGAGGTCGTTGCCGCTACCAGGATACCCATCGTTTCAGCCGGCAGTGTGGCAAGTTACTCTCGAATCGCAGAGATTTGGGAGGCGGGCGCTTGGGGTTTTACTATTGGCGGAGCTTTCTTTGAAGGAAAATTTGTTCAGGGTGGTAATTTCACCGAAAATGTTAAGGCTGTCTCCGATTGGCTGAAAAACACAACACAGAGCGATTTGTCTAAGATTCTATCTTAA
- a CDS encoding Succinate dehydrogenase iron-sulfur protein — protein MDIKIRRTNHWQIYSVTLPPSAYILDALEEIHRQDPTLLFRHSCHHGSCGSCGIRINGKEGLACTTQLGDILQKQDVIVIEPLRNFPLIGDLVVDFSPMFAALNQINLPLVQQNNQSPIIDYQRFEDCIECGLCISACPISGSNSRYIGPVSLAAAWRLIKLDQPHLDRSFIEELIDKEDGVWRCHAAFECSEVCPSNVDPAKGIMSLRQFILMQNINPGGRK, from the coding sequence ATGGATATTAAAATCCGACGAACAAATCATTGGCAGATTTATTCGGTAACTTTACCTCCAAGCGCGTATATCCTTGATGCACTAGAGGAGATACACCGCCAAGATCCCACGTTGCTTTTCCGTCACTCATGTCATCATGGCTCTTGCGGAAGCTGTGGAATACGAATAAACGGGAAGGAAGGCTTAGCTTGCACCACCCAACTGGGAGATATTCTCCAAAAACAGGATGTTATTGTCATCGAACCCTTGCGCAACTTTCCACTGATTGGAGACTTGGTGGTAGATTTTTCGCCGATGTTTGCAGCACTCAATCAAATTAATCTTCCCCTTGTGCAGCAAAACAATCAAAGTCCAATCATAGATTATCAAAGATTTGAGGATTGCATTGAGTGTGGATTGTGCATCAGTGCTTGCCCAATTTCAGGAAGTAATTCCAGATACATTGGCCCCGTATCCTTAGCTGCTGCATGGAGGCTGATCAAACTTGATCAACCTCACTTAGATCGCTCATTCATAGAAGAATTAATAGACAAAGAAGATGGAGTATGGCGTTGTCATGCTGCATTTGAATGTTCTGAGGTCTGTCCCTCTAACGTTGATCCTGCTAAGGGGATTATGTCTCTGAGACAATTTATATTAATGCAAAATATCAATCCAGGGGGTAGGAAATGA
- a CDS encoding Glycerol-3-phosphate dehydrogenase, giving the protein MSIPSSPQILVIGAGSTGSAVAYDFALRGLSVTLVERGGVASGTTGHNQAQLHSGARYAVVDPQAARECIRENAILKNICPNCFELNGGFFVELLETDKSYRDKFLQACQECHIPLTPIGRENALQREPNLNPDMVMAYYVPEGTFDPYRLCLSFLTSAASLGAQIFTFSEVTEISSDLTITIHHRPSNQKIKKKFDAVVNATGPWVNKTAKLAGITVPVEPSAGVMITLEGRVCNHVINLLAPPGDGDIIVPQRNSCILGTTSWTVDDPDDIKIPCDHIEKLFLVAEKLIPSIRNFPVRGMMASARPLIKTNEGGRSTTRGFTCQHHIEQGIPGLFSVLGGKTTTARLMAEKTCDDVCNYLNWDVPCKTAEKRLLSYREWHRFNHYL; this is encoded by the coding sequence ATGTCTATCCCTTCTTCTCCTCAAATACTTGTTATCGGAGCCGGCTCAACAGGTTCTGCGGTTGCATATGACTTTGCTTTAAGAGGATTAAGTGTAACACTTGTAGAGCGTGGAGGAGTGGCCAGTGGGACTACTGGACATAATCAGGCTCAACTCCACTCCGGCGCAAGATATGCAGTGGTTGATCCACAAGCTGCACGGGAATGTATTCGGGAAAATGCCATCCTGAAAAATATTTGTCCGAATTGTTTTGAACTAAACGGCGGTTTTTTCGTTGAATTACTCGAAACTGATAAATCTTATCGGGATAAATTTCTACAAGCATGCCAAGAATGCCATATCCCTTTAACTCCGATTGGCAGGGAAAATGCTCTGCAGCGCGAACCAAATTTAAACCCAGATATGGTTATGGCTTATTACGTACCCGAGGGTACCTTTGATCCTTATCGGTTGTGTCTGAGTTTCTTAACATCAGCAGCATCACTCGGCGCACAAATATTTACCTTCTCTGAAGTAACGGAAATTTCATCGGACTTGACAATAACTATACATCACCGTCCAAGCAATCAGAAAATCAAAAAAAAATTTGATGCTGTTGTGAATGCAACCGGTCCGTGGGTGAATAAAACTGCAAAGCTGGCAGGTATAACTGTTCCAGTTGAGCCTTCTGCAGGGGTGATGATCACCCTTGAAGGCAGAGTATGCAACCATGTTATAAATCTTCTTGCTCCGCCAGGTGACGGTGATATTATTGTCCCTCAACGGAATAGTTGTATCTTGGGTACAACATCGTGGACAGTAGACGATCCAGACGATATCAAAATTCCCTGCGACCATATCGAAAAATTGTTTCTCGTAGCAGAAAAGCTTATCCCATCAATTCGAAACTTTCCCGTAAGAGGAATGATGGCATCTGCTCGCCCCTTAATTAAGACTAATGAAGGAGGAAGATCAACTACACGAGGGTTTACCTGCCAACATCACATAGAACAAGGAATACCTGGATTATTTAGCGTTTTAGGAGGAAAAACTACAACCGCGCGTCTGATGGCGGAAAAGACATGCGATGATGTTTGTAATTACTTAAATTGGGATGTCCCCTGTAAAACAGCTGAAAAGCGCTTGTTATCCTATCGAGAATGGCATAGGTTCAATCATTATTTATAA
- a CDS encoding Branched-chain amino acid transport ATP-binding protein LivF, whose translation MITKDRAQKTNPILNVEKLTVVYGKIKAVREISFQVFPGEIVSLLGSNGAGKTTTLNAISGVVPVHSGNIYFKGECITGTPTHKIIQKGIVHVPEGRHIFPDLTVEENLLIAAYLFSNSNKRLVRERMEMVYNLFPRLKERFRQPGGTLSGGEQQMLAIGRGLITGGDLLLLDEPSMGIAPNLVEEIFETIRTIREHGQTIFLVEQNAMKATEISDYCYVLETGVIVHEGESKALIADERVVDAYLGKNL comes from the coding sequence ATGATTACAAAAGATAGAGCACAAAAGACAAACCCTATTCTTAATGTCGAAAAACTCACAGTAGTCTATGGGAAAATAAAAGCAGTCAGAGAAATATCGTTTCAGGTTTTTCCGGGTGAAATTGTTTCGTTACTGGGTTCCAACGGCGCTGGTAAAACAACTACTTTGAATGCAATTTCGGGTGTTGTGCCTGTTCATTCAGGAAATATCTATTTTAAGGGTGAGTGTATCACCGGAACTCCAACCCATAAAATCATACAAAAAGGAATTGTCCACGTGCCTGAGGGTCGTCATATTTTCCCAGATTTAACTGTTGAAGAAAATTTATTGATTGCTGCGTATCTCTTTTCGAATAGCAATAAAAGGTTAGTACGTGAACGAATGGAAATGGTTTATAACTTATTCCCCCGTTTGAAAGAACGTTTCCGCCAACCTGGCGGGACATTATCCGGTGGCGAACAGCAAATGCTTGCAATCGGTAGAGGGTTAATCACTGGCGGTGATCTGTTGCTTCTCGATGAACCATCTATGGGAATCGCTCCAAACCTCGTAGAGGAAATTTTTGAAACCATTCGTACTATCCGAGAGCATGGGCAGACCATCTTTCTGGTAGAACAAAATGCCATGAAAGCCACAGAGATCTCGGATTATTGTTATGTGCTCGAGACGGGCGTTATTGTTCATGAAGGCGAGAGCAAGGCATTGATTGCCGATGAACGAGTGGTTGATGCTTACCTTGGTAAGAATTTGTAA
- a CDS encoding Branched-chain amino acid transport ATP-binding protein LivG: MGNIITLDHVCMYFGGVKAVDDLSLQVHQGEIIGIIGPNGAGKTTVFNLLSGVYIPTSGDIFFKDKRINKYPPHVITSSGIARTFQNIRLFGQLSALDNVLVAFYSRIKYGLIDTLLNSHKKINEERKVRTEALRLLELMGLKEKAEVAASNLAYGEQRRLEIARALACRPEVLLLDEPAAGMNPLEIDELNQTIVQLRDQFGLTILLVEHQMRLVMGICERVLVMNFGKKLALGSPAEIRNNPEVLEAYLGKAHQV; this comes from the coding sequence ATGGGAAATATTATCACTCTCGATCATGTCTGCATGTATTTTGGTGGAGTGAAAGCTGTGGATGATCTCTCCCTTCAGGTTCATCAAGGGGAGATCATTGGAATCATAGGACCAAATGGTGCAGGGAAAACCACTGTATTTAACTTACTATCCGGTGTTTATATTCCAACATCCGGAGACATTTTTTTTAAAGACAAAAGAATCAATAAATATCCCCCTCACGTTATAACGTCTAGTGGAATCGCTCGCACTTTCCAAAACATCCGCCTTTTTGGACAATTAAGCGCCCTTGATAACGTGCTGGTCGCTTTTTATAGTCGTATCAAGTATGGATTGATTGACACTCTCTTGAATTCTCATAAAAAGATAAACGAAGAGAGGAAGGTTAGAACAGAAGCCTTACGACTCTTGGAATTAATGGGTCTTAAAGAGAAGGCAGAAGTAGCTGCCAGTAATCTAGCCTATGGTGAACAAAGACGACTAGAGATTGCCCGCGCCCTGGCATGTAGACCGGAAGTATTGCTCCTTGATGAACCCGCTGCAGGCATGAATCCTTTAGAAATTGATGAACTCAATCAAACAATTGTACAACTAAGAGATCAATTTGGTTTAACCATTCTTCTTGTTGAACATCAGATGCGATTGGTAATGGGAATTTGTGAACGTGTATTGGTGATGAATTTCGGAAAAAAATTGGCACTCGGATCACCTGCTGAGATTCGGAATAATCCCGAAGTCCTAGAAGCTTACTTGGGAAAGGCACATCAAGTATGA
- a CDS encoding Branched-chain amino acid transport system permease protein LivM — MVAVMSKRNIIFLVSIIVVAGVLHFISAFNIVSPFYLQIAQYMGIYSIMVLGINLVNGYLGIFSLGHAGIMAIGAYSSALFSKYIFTSPSLFPLCLILGGIMALLSGFVVSIPSFRVRGDYLAIVTLGFTLILKSVFQNVEFVGGALGLRNIPNNTTIMWVFLWLVIAITIVRLFINSKYGRSMLAIREDEVAAELSSVDVKKTKIIVFGLSAFLIGISGGLLSHLLSYTNPNTFGYGMIAEGLIMVYLGGISSISGSVLGASLWTLLVEILRPLGVWRWIVGAVLLICMMIYRPSGLMGNKEFSFPLPFSTKNGLTQKTKTSSTSK, encoded by the coding sequence ATGGTGGCAGTTATGAGTAAAAGAAACATTATCTTCTTAGTATCAATAATTGTAGTCGCAGGTGTCTTACATTTTATAAGCGCCTTTAATATTGTTAGTCCGTTCTATCTTCAAATTGCTCAATATATGGGTATCTATTCAATTATGGTTCTTGGAATTAACTTGGTGAATGGCTACTTAGGTATTTTTTCCTTGGGGCATGCGGGGATAATGGCAATCGGAGCGTATTCTTCAGCGCTGTTTAGTAAGTATATCTTTACGTCTCCGTCTCTATTTCCCTTATGTCTCATTTTAGGGGGCATAATGGCGTTATTATCGGGATTTGTGGTCTCAATTCCATCGTTCCGCGTCCGAGGAGATTATCTTGCAATTGTTACCCTGGGGTTTACGCTTATCCTAAAAAGTGTTTTTCAAAATGTTGAATTTGTAGGTGGTGCGCTTGGACTAAGAAATATACCTAACAATACAACGATTATGTGGGTATTTCTCTGGTTGGTCATAGCCATCACTATTGTGCGTCTGTTTATTAATTCAAAATATGGCAGAAGCATGTTAGCTATTCGTGAAGATGAGGTTGCCGCCGAACTCTCTTCGGTTGATGTCAAAAAAACAAAAATCATCGTTTTTGGATTATCTGCGTTTCTGATAGGTATCTCCGGTGGCCTGCTAAGTCACCTTTTAAGCTATACCAATCCCAATACCTTTGGATATGGCATGATCGCTGAAGGATTAATCATGGTGTACTTAGGTGGAATTTCAAGTATCAGTGGCTCTGTTTTGGGAGCCAGCTTATGGACGCTCCTCGTGGAAATATTACGCCCTCTAGGCGTTTGGCGGTGGATTGTAGGCGCAGTTTTATTGATTTGCATGATGATCTACCGTCCATCTGGACTGATGGGAAATAAAGAGTTTTCCTTCCCGCTTCCTTTCTCCACCAAAAACGGCCTCACTCAAAAAACGAAAACATCCAGCACGTCAAAGTGA
- a CDS encoding High-affinity branched-chain amino acid transport system permease protein LivH → MDVALQQLVNLLQLGSIYALLAIGFSIVYGIVGLVNFAHGDIFMVATYVLFFLSTLLFSIMSSTFTVLFVTLILSVIVIGLLAISIERVAYKPLRNAPKVSLVVTALAVGLLLQHLVLQFIGPSPQRVPKLVPDFQFKIGNVNIELYQLLIITFAFLVMLLLSFFIRNTRTGIAMRGVSQDPLAASLMGISRDRIISLAFILGSAIATVGAALYGMAYPIFDPYIGQMINWWSFTAAVLGGIGDIRGAVLGGFLLAAVMVISPIILPVSSYRDIVAFGFLIFVLLVKPSGLLGKKSIQKV, encoded by the coding sequence ATGGATGTAGCACTTCAGCAATTGGTGAATCTCTTACAGTTGGGGAGCATTTATGCTTTACTTGCAATCGGATTTTCAATCGTTTACGGTATCGTCGGGTTGGTAAATTTTGCACATGGTGATATCTTCATGGTAGCCACCTATGTTTTGTTTTTTCTCTCTACTCTGCTTTTTTCAATTATGTCATCCACTTTTACGGTATTGTTTGTTACTCTTATTCTTTCAGTGATTGTTATCGGGTTATTAGCTATTTCTATTGAAAGAGTTGCATATAAACCTCTGAGAAACGCGCCTAAAGTGTCTTTGGTGGTAACTGCACTGGCGGTTGGATTGCTCTTACAACATTTGGTACTACAGTTTATTGGCCCAAGTCCACAAAGGGTTCCTAAGTTAGTTCCGGATTTTCAATTCAAAATCGGCAATGTAAATATTGAGTTATATCAACTTCTCATTATCACATTTGCATTCCTTGTCATGTTACTTTTAAGTTTTTTTATTCGCAATACAAGAACTGGCATTGCGATGCGGGGAGTATCCCAAGACCCCCTAGCTGCAAGTTTAATGGGAATATCTCGAGACCGAATTATTAGTCTAGCATTCATACTTGGCTCTGCGATTGCTACAGTTGGGGCAGCCTTGTACGGCATGGCGTATCCAATTTTTGATCCATATATCGGCCAAATGATTAACTGGTGGTCCTTTACAGCAGCTGTTTTAGGAGGAATTGGGGATATCAGAGGTGCGGTTCTCGGCGGATTTTTACTTGCGGCTGTGATGGTTATTTCGCCAATTATTTTACCGGTCTCCAGCTATCGAGATATTGTTGCCTTTGGATTTTTGATATTTGTATTGCTTGTCAAACCGAGCGGCTTATTGGGTAAGAAATCTATCCAAAAAGTATAG
- a CDS encoding Branched-chain amino acid ABC transporter, amino acid-binding protein gives MKKIFVFSILFVLVMSTISACAQGGAGAGDVIKIGLNNEITGDNPIIGASSRKGVDMALEEINGAGGITVGGKKYKLVVEELDNEFKPEAAAAVAQKFADRPDIVAMIGPNDSADVMPTIPIVVKAKLPSITPWATAVDITKGNDYFFRACFDDYFQGAIIAKFAYEDQGARTAAVLYDMSNDYNVGIATIFRKTFEELGGKVVEFQSYGRGEKDFKSQLTKIIAANPDILLLPNFFAEIPLQAEQARSLGYTGKFIGSDTWGDVELLRLGGEYVEGALWVGHYHPDIASEKAKAFIKSFQAKYNNETPNDIAALNYDATYLIANAIQYAGKIDRVAIRDALARTYEYEGVTGLMKFNGTGTPVKSAVVIKIENGKFVYYATVQP, from the coding sequence ATGAAAAAGATTTTTGTATTTTCAATACTTTTTGTCCTTGTCATGAGCACCATTTCTGCTTGTGCTCAAGGGGGAGCGGGGGCGGGCGATGTAATCAAAATAGGATTGAACAATGAAATAACAGGAGATAATCCCATCATTGGTGCTTCCTCGAGGAAAGGTGTGGACATGGCACTGGAAGAGATTAATGGCGCAGGAGGCATCACTGTCGGCGGGAAAAAGTACAAACTCGTTGTCGAAGAACTGGACAACGAGTTCAAGCCAGAAGCCGCAGCTGCGGTAGCTCAAAAGTTTGCCGACCGCCCGGATATCGTGGCAATGATTGGCCCCAACGATAGTGCAGATGTTATGCCCACTATCCCCATTGTGGTCAAGGCTAAACTGCCGTCGATCACTCCTTGGGCTACAGCCGTCGATATTACAAAAGGGAATGATTACTTCTTCAGAGCTTGCTTTGATGATTACTTCCAAGGCGCCATCATTGCGAAATTTGCCTATGAAGACCAGGGAGCTAGGACAGCTGCTGTTCTCTACGATATGTCCAATGATTATAATGTGGGTATTGCCACCATATTCCGAAAGACCTTCGAGGAACTAGGTGGTAAGGTAGTAGAATTTCAATCCTATGGCCGAGGTGAAAAAGACTTCAAGAGTCAATTAACAAAAATCATTGCAGCCAACCCCGACATCCTATTACTCCCGAATTTCTTTGCGGAAATTCCTCTTCAAGCAGAGCAGGCTCGAAGCTTGGGTTACACAGGTAAATTCATCGGTTCAGATACATGGGGTGATGTTGAACTCCTTCGCCTGGGTGGCGAATATGTAGAAGGCGCTTTGTGGGTCGGCCACTATCACCCAGATATTGCATCCGAAAAAGCCAAAGCCTTTATCAAGAGCTTCCAGGCAAAATATAACAATGAAACTCCCAATGATATTGCTGCCCTAAACTATGATGCCACTTATCTTATTGCAAACGCTATTCAATACGCTGGAAAGATTGATCGGGTGGCAATTCGCGATGCGTTAGCGCGTACATACGAATATGAGGGAGTAACCGGCCTGATGAAATTTAATGGAACGGGTACACCGGTTAAGAGCGCCGTGGTGATCAAAATTGAAAATGGCAAATTTGTGTATTACGCAACCGTACAACCATAG
- a CDS encoding Transcriptional regulator in cluster with Zn-dependent hydrolase: MGTATHLKLSRPEHLTLTEMTAATIGDAIRQGQYKPGSQLPSEAELINMLRVSRSTLREALRLLEEQGLIIRKRGLGTFVSTRSIVKDLSQNFGITEMISQAGLLPGTLNESIRLEKVDKTIAERLHLTAGDSVLVVERIRTANEVPIVWSIDYVPAMLLGDIDPDTLNFQQQSLYDFLYHKLNLRVVYGIAQLYPLSASRELAQKLHVRPRESLLLVEQTDYDDKNQPVIHSIEYHLPDKITFVIYRKGPHHYGIGS; the protein is encoded by the coding sequence ATGGGAACCGCCACTCATCTCAAGCTTTCGCGACCTGAACATTTGACCCTGACAGAAATGACCGCTGCCACAATCGGTGACGCAATCCGTCAAGGTCAATATAAGCCTGGAAGTCAGCTACCCTCTGAGGCGGAACTAATTAACATGTTACGCGTTTCTCGCTCAACACTTCGTGAGGCTTTACGCTTGCTAGAAGAACAGGGATTGATCATACGTAAGCGTGGTTTGGGTACCTTCGTTTCAACTCGTTCAATCGTGAAAGATCTGAGTCAAAACTTTGGCATCACCGAGATGATCTCACAGGCAGGATTGCTACCAGGGACCCTCAATGAGTCCATTCGATTAGAAAAAGTTGATAAAACCATCGCCGAACGGCTACACCTGACAGCCGGAGATTCTGTGTTGGTTGTAGAACGTATTCGAACTGCCAATGAAGTTCCAATTGTTTGGAGTATTGATTATGTCCCTGCAATGCTATTAGGAGATATTGATCCAGATACTCTCAATTTCCAACAACAATCTCTCTATGATTTTTTGTATCATAAACTTAATCTCCGGGTCGTTTATGGAATTGCTCAATTGTATCCTTTATCAGCAAGCCGAGAACTTGCTCAAAAGCTACATGTACGCCCGCGAGAGTCTCTTTTACTGGTTGAGCAGACTGATTATGACGACAAAAACCAACCGGTAATTCATTCCATTGAATACCACCTTCCAGATAAGATCACATTTGTGATTTATCGCAAAGGACCACACCATTATGGTATAGGGAGTTAA